A genomic window from Babylonia areolata isolate BAREFJ2019XMU chromosome 9, ASM4173473v1, whole genome shotgun sequence includes:
- the LOC143286084 gene encoding phosphoenolpyruvate carboxykinase, cytosolic [GTP]-like isoform X2 codes for MVGLAKLISCRLSSCLLKGATSAGTAAKRPRLDLLPKRGFRVIYGELDRLPQKVRHYVEENAKLCKPDTIHICDGSDRESDLILYMLQKDNMLKRLPKYENCWLARTDPADVARVERLTYISTFSQRDTMPIPKFGSKSQLGNWMAPEDLDNELNMRFPDCMKGRTMFVIPFSMGPVGSPLSKIGIQLTDSAYVVASMRIMTRMGSRVLQTLQEDDFVKCLHSVGRPLPLTAPLHNNWPCDPKNTIIAHLPERNEICSFGSGYGGNSLLGKKCFALRIGSILAQREGWFAEHMLILGIENTKTGVKRYIAAAFPSACGKTNLAMLRPTLPHYKVTCVGDDIAWMRFDSQGRLRAINPEAGFFGVAPGTSNKTNFYAMETIQKNTIFTNVAETSDGGFFWEGLEKEMPSDVRIRSWLGDANWTKEGSDRPAAHPNSRFCTPAAQCPIMDPAWEDPEGVPIDAIIFGGRRPEGVPLVYEAFNWQHGVFVGASMRSESTAAAEHKVKQIMHDPFAMRPFFGYNFGDYLKHWLSFGKRPELHLPKVFHVNWFRKDPAGGFLWPGFGENCRVLDWILRRCAEEDVAVDTAIGRVPRPESLNLEGLEEEVDMGAMFHLEAPFWENEVNAVYKYFDEQVNDDLPQEIMDELKALENRVKTM; via the exons CTGCAGACTGTCATCATGCCTCCTGAAGGGAGCGACCTCTGCTGGCACCGCTGCCAAACGACCAAGACTCGACCTCCTGCCCAAGAGAGGATTCCGTGTCATCTACGGAGAGTTGGACCGCCTGCCTCAGAAG GTGCGTCACTACGTGGAGGAGAACGCGAAGCTGTGCAAGCCGGACACCATCCACATATGTGACGGCTCTGACAGGGAGAGTGACCTGATCCTCTACATGCTCCAAAAGGACAACATGCTCAAGAGGCTGCCCAAATATGAAAACtg CTGGTTGGCGAGAACAGACCCGGCGGACGTGGCGCGAGTCGAGCGTCTGACATATATCAGCACCTTCTCCCAGCGAGACACCATGCCCATCCCCAAGTTTGGCTCCAAGAGCCAGCTGGGCAACTGGATGGCGCCAGAAGACCTGGACAATGAGCTCAACATGCGCTTTCCTGACTGCATGAAAG GCCGCACGATGTTTGTGATCCCGTTCAGCATGGGCCCAGTGGGATCCCCGCTGTCCAAGATCGGCATCCAGCTGACAGACTCGGCCTACGTGGTGGCCAGCATGCGGATTATGACACGCATGGGGTCAAGGGTCCTGCAGACCCTGCAGGAGGATGACTTTGTCAAGTGCCTGCACTCTGTCGGCCGACCGCTGCCTCTGACAG CCCCGCTGCACAACAACTGGCCGTGCGACCCCAAGAACACCATTATCGCCCACCTGCCGGAGCGAAACGAGATCTGCTCCTTCGGCAGCGGCTATGGGGGCAACTCCCTCCTGGGCAAGAAGTGCTTTGCCCTGCGCATCGGGTCCATCCTGGCCCAGCGGGAAGGCTGGTTCGCCGAGCACATGCTG ATCCTGGGCATAGAGAACACCAAGACAGGCGTCAAGCGCTACATCGCAGCCGCCTTCCCCAGCGCCTGTGGCAAGACCAATCTGGCCATGCTGCGCCCCACCCTGCCCCACTACAAAGTCACCTGTGTGGGTGATGACATCGCCTGGATGAGGTTCGATTCCCAGGGCCGCCTCCGCGCCATCAACCCCGAGGCTGGCTTCTTCGGCGTTGCCCCTG GCACGTCAAACAAGACCAACTTCTATGCCATGGAGACGATCCAGAAGAACACCATCTTCACCAACGTGGCAGAGACCAGTGACGGCGGCTTCTTCTGGGAGGGGCTGGAGAAGGAGATGCCGAGCGACGTGAGGATTCGATCCTGGCTGGGTGACGCCAACTGGACCAAGGAGGGCAGTGACCGCCCTGCCGCACACCCCAACTCCAG GTTCTGCACGCCGGCAGCCCAGTGCCCCATCATGGACCCAGCCTGGGAGGACCCCGAGGGGGTGCCCATCGATGCCATCATCTTCGGGGGGCGTCGGCCTGAGGGTGTGCCGCTGGTCTATGAGGCCTTCAACTGGCAGCACGGTGTCTTTGTCGGCGCCTCCATGCGCTCCGAGTCCACGGCGGCTGCTGAGCACAAAG TCAAACAGATCATGCACGACCCCTTCGCCATGCGGCCCTTCTTCGGCTACAACTTTGGCGACTATCTCAAGCACTGGCTGTCCTTTGGCAAGCGGCCAGAGCTGCACCTGCCCAAGGTGTTCCACGTCAACTGGTTCCGCAAGGACCCCGCAGGGGGCTTCCTGTGGCCCGGCTTCGGGGAGAACTGCCGCGTGCTGGACTGGATCCTGCGGCGCTGCGCCGAGGAGGACGTGGCAGTTGACACAGCCATTGGTCGCGTGCCCAGGCCAGAGTCCCTGAACCTTGAGGgtctggaggaggaggtggacatgGGGGCCATGTTCCACCTGGAGGCGCCCTTCTGGGAGAACGAGGTGAACGCTGTGTACAAGTACTTTGACGAGCAGGTGAACGACGACCTGCCCCAGGAGATCATGGACGAGCTGAAGGCGCTGGAGAACAGGGTCAAGACCATGTAG
- the LOC143286084 gene encoding phosphoenolpyruvate carboxykinase, cytosolic [GTP]-like isoform X1, protein MPERNETENQAHAESTENCRLSSCLLKGATSAGTAAKRPRLDLLPKRGFRVIYGELDRLPQKVRHYVEENAKLCKPDTIHICDGSDRESDLILYMLQKDNMLKRLPKYENCWLARTDPADVARVERLTYISTFSQRDTMPIPKFGSKSQLGNWMAPEDLDNELNMRFPDCMKGRTMFVIPFSMGPVGSPLSKIGIQLTDSAYVVASMRIMTRMGSRVLQTLQEDDFVKCLHSVGRPLPLTAPLHNNWPCDPKNTIIAHLPERNEICSFGSGYGGNSLLGKKCFALRIGSILAQREGWFAEHMLILGIENTKTGVKRYIAAAFPSACGKTNLAMLRPTLPHYKVTCVGDDIAWMRFDSQGRLRAINPEAGFFGVAPGTSNKTNFYAMETIQKNTIFTNVAETSDGGFFWEGLEKEMPSDVRIRSWLGDANWTKEGSDRPAAHPNSRFCTPAAQCPIMDPAWEDPEGVPIDAIIFGGRRPEGVPLVYEAFNWQHGVFVGASMRSESTAAAEHKVKQIMHDPFAMRPFFGYNFGDYLKHWLSFGKRPELHLPKVFHVNWFRKDPAGGFLWPGFGENCRVLDWILRRCAEEDVAVDTAIGRVPRPESLNLEGLEEEVDMGAMFHLEAPFWENEVNAVYKYFDEQVNDDLPQEIMDELKALENRVKTM, encoded by the exons CTGCAGACTGTCATCATGCCTCCTGAAGGGAGCGACCTCTGCTGGCACCGCTGCCAAACGACCAAGACTCGACCTCCTGCCCAAGAGAGGATTCCGTGTCATCTACGGAGAGTTGGACCGCCTGCCTCAGAAG GTGCGTCACTACGTGGAGGAGAACGCGAAGCTGTGCAAGCCGGACACCATCCACATATGTGACGGCTCTGACAGGGAGAGTGACCTGATCCTCTACATGCTCCAAAAGGACAACATGCTCAAGAGGCTGCCCAAATATGAAAACtg CTGGTTGGCGAGAACAGACCCGGCGGACGTGGCGCGAGTCGAGCGTCTGACATATATCAGCACCTTCTCCCAGCGAGACACCATGCCCATCCCCAAGTTTGGCTCCAAGAGCCAGCTGGGCAACTGGATGGCGCCAGAAGACCTGGACAATGAGCTCAACATGCGCTTTCCTGACTGCATGAAAG GCCGCACGATGTTTGTGATCCCGTTCAGCATGGGCCCAGTGGGATCCCCGCTGTCCAAGATCGGCATCCAGCTGACAGACTCGGCCTACGTGGTGGCCAGCATGCGGATTATGACACGCATGGGGTCAAGGGTCCTGCAGACCCTGCAGGAGGATGACTTTGTCAAGTGCCTGCACTCTGTCGGCCGACCGCTGCCTCTGACAG CCCCGCTGCACAACAACTGGCCGTGCGACCCCAAGAACACCATTATCGCCCACCTGCCGGAGCGAAACGAGATCTGCTCCTTCGGCAGCGGCTATGGGGGCAACTCCCTCCTGGGCAAGAAGTGCTTTGCCCTGCGCATCGGGTCCATCCTGGCCCAGCGGGAAGGCTGGTTCGCCGAGCACATGCTG ATCCTGGGCATAGAGAACACCAAGACAGGCGTCAAGCGCTACATCGCAGCCGCCTTCCCCAGCGCCTGTGGCAAGACCAATCTGGCCATGCTGCGCCCCACCCTGCCCCACTACAAAGTCACCTGTGTGGGTGATGACATCGCCTGGATGAGGTTCGATTCCCAGGGCCGCCTCCGCGCCATCAACCCCGAGGCTGGCTTCTTCGGCGTTGCCCCTG GCACGTCAAACAAGACCAACTTCTATGCCATGGAGACGATCCAGAAGAACACCATCTTCACCAACGTGGCAGAGACCAGTGACGGCGGCTTCTTCTGGGAGGGGCTGGAGAAGGAGATGCCGAGCGACGTGAGGATTCGATCCTGGCTGGGTGACGCCAACTGGACCAAGGAGGGCAGTGACCGCCCTGCCGCACACCCCAACTCCAG GTTCTGCACGCCGGCAGCCCAGTGCCCCATCATGGACCCAGCCTGGGAGGACCCCGAGGGGGTGCCCATCGATGCCATCATCTTCGGGGGGCGTCGGCCTGAGGGTGTGCCGCTGGTCTATGAGGCCTTCAACTGGCAGCACGGTGTCTTTGTCGGCGCCTCCATGCGCTCCGAGTCCACGGCGGCTGCTGAGCACAAAG TCAAACAGATCATGCACGACCCCTTCGCCATGCGGCCCTTCTTCGGCTACAACTTTGGCGACTATCTCAAGCACTGGCTGTCCTTTGGCAAGCGGCCAGAGCTGCACCTGCCCAAGGTGTTCCACGTCAACTGGTTCCGCAAGGACCCCGCAGGGGGCTTCCTGTGGCCCGGCTTCGGGGAGAACTGCCGCGTGCTGGACTGGATCCTGCGGCGCTGCGCCGAGGAGGACGTGGCAGTTGACACAGCCATTGGTCGCGTGCCCAGGCCAGAGTCCCTGAACCTTGAGGgtctggaggaggaggtggacatgGGGGCCATGTTCCACCTGGAGGCGCCCTTCTGGGAGAACGAGGTGAACGCTGTGTACAAGTACTTTGACGAGCAGGTGAACGACGACCTGCCCCAGGAGATCATGGACGAGCTGAAGGCGCTGGAGAACAGGGTCAAGACCATGTAG